Proteins co-encoded in one candidate division KSB1 bacterium genomic window:
- a CDS encoding C10 family peptidase yields MRIISSYLLLSAFMVTHHLGGISALGFNTLQQLHPVDRIELRLSQLPNFPRLTVCRFDPSGFAVVIEDSSLFQVVAYSEHSHWPDHIDPEEPFIKWLHAALERHQDHGWNQANFSFSRQWPKAGTTATGGWLETCWHQDEPYNWFCPTDPILHQRSKLGCAAVALGQIVHFHRHVGQLRFNEQDRYVTSSYGIAIDADSTRLGFPSFEALNAALQEIRNSYQVPQQELNPSQVAALCFAAAVLTKTDFKADYSSVSNIDPNIFARLDYVSGRFMQADSNLFYQLQEDIMNRRPALLIIPGHAAVVDGYHTDRFFHLNFGWGKNKPQAIAEAWFKLNGNGHSEQNIFPIEAIVNIQSIGYPTLAVNKTYLQLKCNPGDSLSASQCLQLENPNEQAIVVDYLIVPPGFYLSDDGITYSDSLPSFSLEPGATKLIFIRFKPQLMPLIGDLLVSYHQEQNWRVIRLRGEIAPLSGTLVFSGRISGRWAKTQSPFHILGDVFLRDGDQLIIEPGVDVLFWGHYELEIKGEAQFIARGSPEDTIRFRPVFPDIGWGGIHIFNSGADDVLSFCSISGGKSTSWGGGIWIADSAPLIRNCRITTNNASYGGGIYLWKSSPTIRNCIIAGNTAQQGAALYAEWFSQPYVVNCTIADNLARTGAGIYASYHNHILLKNSILWDNHAEQGQSIALGMADTLILSYCDMDTLSEAWLCRSNSSGPILRDVGSITADPDFDAISPLLFVPGANSPCIDAGDPDPIFYDRENPNRHGLALWPAKGGLRNDMGCYGGGGDFESTDILQEKRAKPEPMQEIFIQNFPNPFNEETSFYYQLPVAGQVKLHVYNGIGQLVSTLCDEFQTAGDHKIVWATHGLSSGPYWLQIVAGDLVQIKKCILIK; encoded by the coding sequence ATGAGGATCATTAGCTCATATTTGCTGCTAAGCGCATTTATGGTTACTCATCATTTGGGTGGTATCAGCGCTCTTGGCTTTAATACTTTGCAGCAACTCCATCCAGTGGATCGAATCGAATTGCGTTTGTCCCAGCTACCAAATTTCCCTCGCCTCACCGTTTGTCGATTCGATCCATCCGGGTTTGCCGTTGTTATTGAAGATTCCAGCTTATTCCAGGTGGTTGCTTATTCTGAGCATAGTCATTGGCCAGATCATATCGATCCAGAAGAACCGTTCATCAAATGGCTTCACGCGGCGCTCGAAAGGCATCAGGATCATGGCTGGAATCAAGCGAATTTTTCCTTTTCCCGACAGTGGCCGAAAGCTGGAACCACGGCAACCGGAGGATGGCTGGAGACCTGTTGGCACCAGGACGAGCCGTATAATTGGTTTTGCCCGACCGATCCAATTTTGCATCAGCGGTCGAAATTGGGCTGTGCAGCGGTGGCGCTGGGCCAAATCGTTCATTTCCATCGCCACGTAGGCCAGCTCCGCTTTAATGAGCAGGACCGTTATGTGACTTCCAGCTACGGCATCGCCATCGATGCGGATAGCACTCGCCTGGGGTTTCCATCGTTCGAGGCGTTGAATGCTGCGCTGCAAGAGATTCGCAATAGTTATCAGGTACCCCAGCAAGAATTAAATCCAAGCCAGGTTGCTGCCCTTTGTTTTGCCGCTGCGGTATTGACAAAGACCGATTTTAAAGCGGATTACTCATCTGTATCAAATATCGATCCCAACATTTTTGCTCGTTTGGACTATGTTTCGGGTCGATTCATGCAAGCAGATTCGAACCTGTTTTATCAGCTTCAGGAAGACATAATGAACCGGCGACCAGCGCTGCTGATCATTCCCGGTCATGCGGCGGTCGTCGATGGCTACCATACCGATAGATTTTTCCATTTAAACTTCGGCTGGGGCAAAAATAAACCACAGGCAATTGCCGAAGCATGGTTCAAATTGAATGGCAATGGTCATTCTGAGCAAAACATCTTCCCGATCGAAGCGATTGTAAATATCCAGTCGATTGGCTATCCGACGCTTGCGGTGAACAAAACTTATTTGCAATTGAAGTGCAATCCTGGCGACTCGCTCTCGGCAAGCCAATGCCTGCAATTGGAAAATCCGAATGAACAGGCTATTGTGGTCGATTATCTGATCGTTCCGCCAGGCTTTTATCTCAGTGATGATGGCATTACTTATAGTGATTCTCTGCCATCGTTCTCATTGGAGCCTGGCGCAACAAAGCTGATTTTCATCCGGTTTAAGCCGCAACTCATGCCGCTAATTGGTGATTTGCTCGTTTCTTATCATCAAGAGCAAAATTGGCGGGTAATCAGGCTTCGGGGCGAAATTGCTCCGTTGAGTGGGACCCTGGTTTTCAGCGGCAGAATATCCGGCCGCTGGGCAAAAACTCAATCGCCTTTTCATATATTGGGTGATGTCTTTCTTCGTGATGGGGATCAGTTGATCATTGAACCCGGGGTGGACGTGCTATTCTGGGGTCATTATGAACTGGAAATTAAAGGGGAGGCTCAATTCATCGCCAGAGGCAGCCCTGAGGATACGATCCGATTTCGACCGGTATTTCCCGATATTGGATGGGGAGGCATTCACATCTTCAACTCTGGCGCAGATGATGTCCTCAGCTTTTGCTCGATTTCGGGCGGGAAGTCTACATCATGGGGTGGAGGCATATGGATTGCAGATAGCGCGCCACTGATTCGAAATTGCCGCATCACTACCAACAACGCCAGCTATGGTGGCGGCATTTATCTTTGGAAATCGTCACCGACAATTCGGAATTGTATAATAGCTGGTAATACGGCGCAGCAGGGCGCGGCCCTCTATGCGGAATGGTTCTCCCAGCCTTATGTCGTCAATTGTACCATTGCCGATAACCTGGCTCGAACTGGCGCTGGCATCTATGCCAGCTATCATAATCATATTCTGCTTAAAAATTCAATTCTATGGGATAACCATGCAGAGCAAGGGCAAAGTATCGCTCTTGGCATGGCTGATACATTGATCTTGAGCTATTGCGATATGGACACGCTGAGCGAGGCCTGGCTCTGCCGAAGTAACTCCAGCGGACCAATCCTCCGGGATGTCGGAAGCATAACTGCCGATCCCGATTTTGATGCGATTTCCCCGCTGCTTTTCGTTCCAGGGGCAAATTCCCCCTGCATTGATGCTGGCGATCCCGATCCAATTTTTTATGACAGAGAAAACCCAAATCGACATGGCCTGGCGCTCTGGCCAGCAAAAGGTGGATTGAGGAATGACATGGGTTGTTATGGTGGTGGGGGCGATTTCGAGTCCACCGATATTTTGCAGGAAAAACGGGCTAAGCCCGAACCGATGCAAGAGATATTCATCCAGAATTTTCCAAATCCCTTCAATGAGGAGACCAGTTTTTATTATCAACTTCCTGTTGCGGGACAGGTAAAGCTCCATGTATATAACGGAATCGGGCAATTGGTATCAACTCTATGTGATGAATTTCAAACAGCGGGAGACCATAAAATTGTCTGGGCTACGCATGGTTTAAGCTCCGGACCGTATTGGCTGCAAATCGTTGCGGGTGATTTGGTCCAGATTAAAAAATGTATACTTATCAAATAA
- a CDS encoding T9SS type A sorting domain-containing protein, whose translation MNLSIINRNGLILLFAIFCPLLVYPQATDPEDAAFRPDSIWENSYQQRLQKLVDHYEIWPIEYPPGDADAGKRAWPALLANMWKHHHDATVLRAWIDGRGRDCLFDNVIGSFYKPFSCAGYCLYYFSYKSLLPTDQLEQVKRMMAQTGWRYCSRPDHHMDPLYAITEFNSENFDWLARLAGLLMAHEFNDQTYISYFNHYADNWVRALYHCGRLEWDSQNYFAYCFQPALVLYEYAPTLKIKHQAQAVLDWMLITTALHYLDGFQVGPDVRAKSNAYEPFSGSAWFYTYLYFVGPEYHPSFAPERAIQNVSVNFIGYPLYSSYRPPQVALDLAQRKFQTPIEMHNAKPYYGLDFNNYRDWNGQAFNSRRFEFETLYLEKNYTLGSAATYRPDGNARMNTQGQMMFSEQSVWRLGVVGDDSGCLQVFGNAGALEEMAGRCPQEEMGQDRNVLMRLIRGTDRMWVAIPNQRPISWHHDTAFVDMGHDVYVAVIPHRALFHSVDRFSSSHEKLTWYFSTNELAGLIMEVGTAHEHGSYANFICQVQNNTTVKSQSPDQIEYCSTLGRRLRMQYQPTTHYVLIDGTVIDPAGVIPRVWVEEGELDFEKWQSYQVCYGEDIVHQDWGSGVLTAQCLGRGLRIRVSPHTAEVSYERIGNHSTGVTPRTGMRHPNKSLGLCAYPNPFNHSITIEFELQTGDPYELKIYDLLGRTLFQRTGQSIQAGRQSLNWSSMEIPASVLWCTLKSHQQCQTIKLALVK comes from the coding sequence ATGAATCTTTCAATCATAAATCGAAATGGTCTTATCTTATTGTTTGCTATTTTTTGTCCGCTACTGGTTTATCCACAAGCAACCGATCCAGAAGATGCCGCTTTTCGACCGGATTCAATTTGGGAAAACAGTTACCAGCAGCGTCTTCAGAAGCTGGTTGATCATTATGAGATCTGGCCTATCGAATATCCGCCTGGTGATGCTGACGCCGGCAAGCGCGCTTGGCCAGCATTATTAGCGAATATGTGGAAGCATCACCATGATGCCACTGTGCTGCGGGCCTGGATTGACGGGAGGGGCCGTGACTGTTTGTTTGATAACGTAATTGGTTCTTTTTATAAACCATTTTCATGTGCTGGGTATTGTCTGTATTATTTCAGCTACAAGTCCCTGCTTCCAACCGATCAACTGGAACAGGTCAAGCGAATGATGGCGCAAACTGGCTGGCGCTATTGCAGTCGGCCCGACCACCACATGGATCCGCTCTATGCCATCACCGAGTTCAATTCGGAGAATTTTGACTGGCTGGCGCGACTGGCAGGGCTGCTAATGGCCCACGAATTTAACGATCAAACCTACATCAGCTATTTTAATCATTATGCCGACAACTGGGTGCGAGCGCTTTATCATTGTGGTCGGCTGGAATGGGATTCACAGAATTATTTCGCTTATTGTTTTCAACCCGCGCTGGTGTTGTACGAATACGCACCAACACTCAAAATCAAGCATCAGGCTCAGGCAGTGCTGGACTGGATGCTGATCACCACGGCGCTTCATTATCTGGACGGCTTTCAAGTCGGTCCGGACGTTCGTGCGAAATCAAATGCCTATGAACCATTTTCCGGTTCCGCCTGGTTTTATACCTATCTCTATTTTGTTGGGCCAGAATACCATCCGAGTTTTGCTCCAGAAAGGGCCATTCAAAATGTTTCAGTCAATTTCATCGGTTATCCGCTATATAGTTCCTATCGTCCACCCCAAGTCGCCCTCGATCTGGCGCAACGGAAATTCCAGACCCCAATTGAAATGCACAATGCCAAGCCTTATTATGGCCTCGATTTCAATAATTATCGAGATTGGAATGGGCAAGCCTTTAACAGTCGCCGCTTTGAATTTGAAACTCTATATCTGGAAAAAAATTACACCCTGGGCAGCGCAGCGACCTACCGCCCCGATGGCAACGCTCGCATGAACACTCAGGGACAGATGATGTTTTCGGAGCAAAGTGTCTGGCGGCTGGGAGTTGTTGGCGATGATAGCGGTTGTCTGCAGGTCTTTGGCAATGCTGGTGCTCTGGAGGAAATGGCCGGCCGTTGTCCGCAAGAGGAAATGGGCCAGGATCGCAACGTCCTGATGCGGCTCATTCGAGGGACCGACCGAATGTGGGTGGCTATCCCTAATCAACGTCCCATTTCGTGGCACCATGACACTGCTTTTGTGGATATGGGCCATGATGTGTACGTCGCTGTGATTCCCCATCGCGCCCTATTTCATAGCGTCGATCGTTTCTCTTCCAGCCACGAGAAGCTGACCTGGTATTTTTCAACCAATGAATTAGCCGGTTTGATCATGGAAGTCGGCACGGCACACGAACATGGCAGTTACGCCAACTTCATTTGCCAGGTGCAAAACAACACCACGGTGAAGAGTCAAAGCCCAGACCAGATTGAATATTGCTCGACACTGGGACGCCGGTTGCGAATGCAATACCAGCCGACGACCCATTACGTTTTGATCGACGGCACAGTCATTGATCCTGCCGGGGTTATTCCGCGCGTTTGGGTCGAAGAAGGAGAATTAGATTTTGAAAAATGGCAGAGTTATCAGGTATGCTATGGCGAGGATATTGTTCATCAGGATTGGGGCAGCGGCGTCCTGACCGCACAGTGCCTGGGTCGGGGGCTACGAATCCGTGTGTCACCGCACACCGCTGAGGTAAGCTACGAACGGATTGGCAACCACTCGACTGGTGTCACACCACGAACGGGAATGCGACATCCGAACAAGTCGCTTGGACTCTGTGCTTATCCCAATCCATTTAATCATTCGATAACCATTGAATTTGAATTACAAACTGGCGACCCTTATGAGCTAAAAATTTATGACCTGTTGGGACGAACGTTGTTTCAGCGGACAGGCCAATCGATTCAAGCGGGGCGACAGTCCCTCAACTGGAGCTCGATGGAAATTCCCGCCAGCGTTTTGTGGTGTACTTTGAAAAGCCATCAGCAATGTCAGACAATCAAATTGGCGCTGGTAAAATGA
- a CDS encoding beta-galactosidase — protein MKHFYRSFSIVKSLIFSILIIGTFQHSFGQIKHVGQEKIYFGAAYYPEVWPKSEIERDIERMKELHINVVRMAEFSWSLMEPDEGKFEFQWLHAIIDQLHANGIDVILGTPTATPPAWLAEKHPEIFRITENGIRLEHGARRNCSYTSPIYQQYSRRICEAMAREFGKKDGVIAWQTDNEFNLEPDFSPATARLWHRWLKHRYGDITTLNRIWGNHLWSQDYDRFEQIPMPRSFIRHQPSIRYEWIQFHSQQIVDYQDLQLQALRRYSDLPITHNGMPGQQIDYPALFQNLDFVGLTIYHSYPSYQKIQSNFDRLRGYGKGWYWLIETAPNYSGGWDGKTWFNHQPQGALRAMIWMTHALGGQGSLFWLWRQHPAAHEMPHGAILSVWGKPMANYDAIKQIGAELNRFSDLLMKAPVAPASVAIFYSHLNDMGLRIEQNVNDLKYYDAWFNLFYQPLANTYLHRDVIHEGCDISGYKLLIMPLMPRVDPALRQRIKAWVEKGGILLLGPVSGFRTEYWTAFTDFALGDLEPWMGIFVESRIPIDKWNNETDPGPQIVWENGAELEMTDCDLWSEALSSTSGKILARYKNGMHDGFPAIIENNVGKGKVVVLGTYPGQANMQQLYRHYAKLQGMLPLAEGEPGVLVVPRQSSEAAYTIVINLSYKQKTITLKEKLTQNLIANQPLSEASWTLRPYEVIIGVTK, from the coding sequence ATGAAGCATTTTTACCGATCATTCAGCATTGTGAAAAGTTTGATATTTTCGATTCTCATTATTGGTACGTTTCAGCATAGCTTTGGCCAAATAAAACATGTGGGGCAAGAGAAAATTTATTTCGGTGCGGCTTATTATCCTGAAGTTTGGCCAAAGAGTGAAATCGAACGCGATATTGAACGCATGAAAGAATTGCATATCAATGTCGTGCGCATGGCAGAATTTTCGTGGTCCCTGATGGAGCCTGATGAGGGTAAATTCGAGTTTCAATGGCTGCACGCCATTATCGATCAATTGCACGCCAATGGGATCGATGTGATTCTGGGTACGCCGACCGCTACCCCGCCAGCCTGGCTGGCTGAGAAGCACCCCGAAATATTTCGCATCACTGAAAACGGCATCCGGCTGGAGCATGGTGCCCGGCGCAATTGCAGCTATACCAGTCCAATATACCAGCAATACAGCCGACGGATTTGTGAGGCGATGGCCCGGGAATTCGGCAAAAAAGATGGTGTTATTGCCTGGCAGACGGACAATGAATTCAATCTGGAACCAGATTTCAGTCCAGCAACCGCACGGCTCTGGCACCGTTGGCTGAAGCATAGATATGGCGATATTACAACGCTCAATCGAATCTGGGGCAATCATCTATGGTCACAGGATTATGATCGCTTCGAGCAAATTCCCATGCCCCGATCATTCATCCGACATCAGCCATCGATTCGCTATGAATGGATCCAGTTTCATTCCCAACAAATTGTCGACTACCAGGATCTCCAATTGCAGGCGCTGCGCCGTTATTCGGATCTTCCGATCACGCACAATGGCATGCCCGGTCAGCAAATCGATTATCCAGCGCTATTCCAAAACCTCGATTTTGTCGGTCTGACCATTTATCACAGCTATCCATCTTATCAGAAAATTCAGAGTAATTTTGATCGGCTGCGAGGTTACGGCAAGGGCTGGTATTGGCTGATCGAGACCGCGCCCAATTATTCTGGCGGCTGGGATGGCAAGACCTGGTTCAATCACCAGCCCCAAGGTGCGCTGCGGGCCATGATCTGGATGACTCATGCCCTGGGCGGTCAGGGTTCTTTGTTCTGGCTCTGGCGTCAGCATCCCGCGGCCCACGAAATGCCGCATGGTGCTATTCTTTCGGTGTGGGGCAAGCCCATGGCCAATTACGATGCCATTAAACAGATCGGCGCTGAACTTAACCGATTCAGCGATCTGCTGATGAAAGCACCCGTAGCACCGGCTTCCGTGGCGATCTTTTATAGCCATCTGAATGATATGGGATTGCGGATCGAGCAGAACGTCAACGATCTCAAATACTACGATGCCTGGTTCAACCTGTTTTACCAGCCGCTGGCTAATACCTATCTCCACCGCGATGTCATTCATGAAGGCTGCGATATTTCCGGCTATAAACTGTTGATCATGCCGTTGATGCCGCGCGTTGATCCTGCGCTGCGCCAGCGCATCAAAGCCTGGGTGGAAAAAGGAGGCATATTGCTGCTGGGACCGGTAAGCGGTTTTCGCACCGAGTACTGGACGGCGTTTACTGATTTTGCGCTGGGCGATCTGGAACCGTGGATGGGCATTTTTGTCGAATCGCGCATCCCCATTGATAAATGGAACAACGAGACCGATCCAGGACCACAGATCGTCTGGGAAAATGGCGCAGAACTGGAGATGACGGATTGCGATCTCTGGAGCGAAGCGCTAAGCTCAACTTCTGGCAAAATTTTGGCGCGTTATAAAAATGGTATGCACGACGGATTCCCGGCCATCATCGAAAATAACGTGGGCAAAGGAAAAGTGGTCGTGCTGGGCACTTATCCAGGCCAGGCCAATATGCAACAGCTCTATCGCCACTACGCCAAATTGCAGGGTATGCTGCCGCTGGCGGAAGGCGAGCCTGGCGTGCTGGTGGTGCCGAGACAATCGTCTGAAGCGGCTTACACCATTGTGATCAATTTGAGCTATAAACAGAAAACGATCACCTTAAAGGAAAAGCTGACACAGAATCTCATCGCTAATCAACCGCTGTCCGAAGCGAGCTGGACGTTGCGTCCCTACGAGGTCATCATCGGAGTGACGAAATAA
- a CDS encoding beta-galactosidase, with protein MKKVIWFIALLLMFYADGIFAQSISFNWAGDSLLPVGVYYYPEHWPRQQWSRDIQRIRELGFSFIHIGEFAWAQLEPEEGRFDFTWLDSCILEAEKHGLKVILCTPTPTPPAWLTVRYPEMLLVDENGIQQQHGSRLHINPTHPIFLKYAERIDKALARRYGNNRTVIGWQIDNEPHLGTLYDYSETAQRGFRQWLKEKYQNEISRLNSAWGTAFWSQSYNDFDQIQIPNARRAPQGVNPHALLDFRRYTADALASFIRFQSVILRQYISSWQWITTNYAYYKFLPSVDLFRNRGDLDFASHTMYLLSTYLDDAGGELGFRLGSGLELAFSSEFARSIAGFTGIMELQPGQINWGKYNAQPLPGAVRMWLWHSFALGDRFICTYRYRQPLFGSEQTHKGIMELDGMTLSRGGNEFVQTIAEIHDIARFARREAPWPVDLKSRKTAFLWKQDNLWEQEASKHNQEWDSWRHVYHYYAALKSMGAPVTFIQEQDDYNVQEFPFLVAPAYSMVNASVIYKWQRYVKDGGHLILSCRSGQKDIHGHFHATLLGEPLWELIGARILDNDQLPSDRHGTVDFNGHTFRWRVWGEWLSPDLETEVLARYADQFYAGTPAAVRRNYGAGSVTYIGVHSTDGKLEQAMLQFIFEQAGARVLKLPDYVFVEWHDGLWVGVNYSSQAAVLPVPESANLITGEKIIPPGGITIWSVD; from the coding sequence ATGAAAAAGGTGATCTGGTTTATTGCTTTATTGCTGATGTTTTACGCAGATGGGATTTTCGCCCAATCAATTTCATTCAATTGGGCCGGGGATAGCTTGCTTCCTGTGGGAGTATATTACTATCCGGAACATTGGCCGCGGCAGCAGTGGAGTCGGGACATTCAGCGCATCCGCGAGCTAGGATTTTCATTCATCCACATTGGCGAGTTTGCCTGGGCGCAACTGGAACCAGAGGAGGGTCGCTTTGATTTCACCTGGCTGGATTCGTGCATCTTAGAAGCTGAAAAACACGGACTGAAGGTCATTTTATGTACGCCAACGCCAACCCCACCGGCCTGGCTAACCGTTCGGTATCCTGAAATGCTGCTGGTCGACGAAAATGGCATCCAACAACAGCACGGTTCGCGCTTGCACATCAATCCGACCCATCCCATTTTTCTCAAATATGCGGAGAGAATCGACAAAGCCCTGGCCAGACGGTATGGCAACAATCGGACGGTCATCGGTTGGCAGATCGACAATGAGCCCCATTTGGGCACCTTATACGATTATTCAGAAACGGCGCAACGGGGCTTTCGCCAATGGCTAAAAGAAAAATATCAGAACGAGATTTCCCGATTGAATTCCGCCTGGGGCACGGCTTTTTGGAGTCAGTCCTATAATGATTTTGATCAAATTCAGATTCCCAATGCGCGACGGGCACCGCAAGGAGTCAATCCCCATGCGCTGCTGGATTTCAGACGTTACACTGCCGATGCCCTGGCTTCGTTTATCCGTTTCCAGTCCGTAATTTTGCGTCAGTATATTTCTTCCTGGCAGTGGATTACCACGAATTACGCTTATTATAAATTCCTGCCGTCAGTCGATCTGTTCCGGAACCGGGGTGACCTGGATTTCGCCAGCCATACCATGTATCTGCTTAGCACCTATTTGGACGACGCCGGTGGTGAGCTCGGCTTCCGACTGGGGAGTGGACTGGAGCTGGCTTTCTCGAGCGAGTTTGCCCGTTCGATCGCTGGATTCACAGGTATCATGGAATTGCAGCCAGGGCAAATCAATTGGGGAAAATATAATGCCCAGCCGCTGCCCGGTGCGGTCCGAATGTGGCTCTGGCATAGTTTTGCCCTGGGCGATCGTTTCATCTGCACCTATCGATATCGTCAGCCACTATTTGGCAGCGAACAAACCCACAAGGGCATCATGGAATTGGATGGTATGACGCTGTCACGTGGTGGGAACGAGTTTGTCCAGACCATCGCTGAAATCCATGACATTGCCAGGTTCGCCAGGCGCGAAGCCCCCTGGCCAGTGGATCTTAAATCTCGAAAAACCGCCTTTCTCTGGAAACAGGATAATTTGTGGGAGCAAGAGGCCAGTAAACATAATCAGGAGTGGGATAGTTGGCGCCATGTCTATCACTATTATGCGGCATTGAAATCCATGGGCGCACCGGTAACTTTTATTCAAGAACAGGATGACTACAACGTTCAGGAATTTCCGTTTCTGGTAGCACCGGCCTATTCGATGGTAAATGCCAGCGTCATTTATAAATGGCAGCGATATGTCAAAGATGGCGGCCACCTGATTTTAAGCTGCCGCTCTGGTCAAAAGGACATTCATGGTCATTTCCACGCAACCTTGCTGGGCGAGCCGTTATGGGAGTTGATCGGTGCACGCATTTTAGATAATGATCAACTGCCCTCGGATCGCCATGGTACAGTCGATTTCAACGGCCATACTTTTAGATGGCGGGTATGGGGAGAATGGTTATCGCCCGATTTGGAGACCGAGGTTCTGGCGCGGTATGCGGATCAGTTTTATGCTGGAACGCCAGCGGCGGTTCGACGGAATTATGGCGCTGGAAGCGTGACCTATATTGGTGTGCATAGTACGGATGGCAAGCTGGAACAGGCAATGCTTCAGTTCATATTCGAGCAAGCTGGTGCGAGGGTGCTCAAACTGCCGGACTATGTCTTCGTCGAATGGCACGATGGTTTGTGGGTCGGCGTGAATTATTCTTCCCAGGCAGCCGTGCTTCCAGTTCCTGAGAGCGCAAATCTTATCACAGGTGAAAAAATCATCCCTCCAGGCGGGATTACCATTTGGTCTGTTGACTGA
- a CDS encoding glycoside hydrolase family 88 protein translates to MMRKLNCYVFLLFITLLMGVSFDSTAASVDDPLTVVRTVADKIIRQTRFAYRLTLAPQRQVFDGVQTVDFRYTFGMTEPAVAYAYTILSANADTTLTLQIDHNDGCRVWINCQLVYEQHGNRTAQLTFDERSIELAQRFSVALKKGDNELLIKSECAGEQWMVLLQPPPGKGAVVSGKSDALRIGLKSCPAIDNSVAAISNWIIIGPFANPVQNGRRLGLEIEYAPEKEIKFGRMYDGLNGPITWTIPRVTTAGTLYQAQPWGSNDAWNYHNGGVAWAMQVLSELTGETRYWDYASRFCDFHLESIPFVEYQVKTLHLFSSANHQLIETPLLDFTLAPSLPFIYRLRKEEKFSNRPSYEQFIEKMMRYARYEQVRLPGSGIFTRTTPERYTTWVDDMFMGLPFLIQAALYATDEQQRRAFINDAADQVVGFAQQVWDRKTHLYHHARFSHREAWLPYWSRANGWGIWAVTEVLQVLPKKHSRYQAIVTLYRQHVETLIKLQDPNGFWHNVLDRPDSREEVSGTAIFTMAIARGLRHGWLRGEKFHQAVRRGWQALQSRIAPDGTVTDICMGTMCSEDVNYYLNRPFYTDDTHGLFAVLFAGIELHQLWAGSKTR, encoded by the coding sequence ATGATGCGAAAATTGAACTGTTATGTCTTTTTATTATTCATCACCCTGCTAATGGGGGTCAGTTTTGATTCAACTGCCGCATCGGTTGATGATCCTCTGACGGTCGTTCGTACGGTTGCAGATAAAATCATCCGCCAGACCCGATTCGCTTACCGTTTAACGCTTGCCCCTCAGCGCCAGGTATTTGATGGCGTACAAACAGTCGATTTCCGATATACCTTCGGCATGACCGAGCCTGCGGTAGCTTATGCCTATACAATTCTGAGCGCCAACGCCGATACGACTTTGACGCTGCAAATCGATCACAATGACGGTTGTCGGGTCTGGATCAACTGCCAACTGGTCTATGAACAGCATGGCAACCGAACCGCTCAGCTTACCTTTGATGAACGCAGCATTGAGTTGGCGCAGCGCTTTTCAGTTGCGCTCAAAAAAGGTGACAATGAACTGCTGATCAAATCCGAATGTGCCGGCGAGCAATGGATGGTGTTATTGCAGCCGCCGCCAGGCAAAGGTGCGGTGGTTTCTGGCAAATCAGATGCACTCAGAATTGGCTTAAAGTCATGCCCGGCAATCGATAATTCAGTCGCAGCCATCAGCAACTGGATTATCATCGGCCCCTTTGCCAATCCGGTGCAAAACGGTCGACGTCTGGGATTGGAAATAGAATATGCTCCAGAAAAAGAGATAAAATTCGGTAGGATGTACGATGGATTGAACGGCCCGATCACCTGGACCATACCCAGGGTGACAACCGCTGGCACCCTATACCAAGCTCAGCCCTGGGGCAGCAACGATGCCTGGAATTATCACAATGGCGGCGTAGCCTGGGCCATGCAGGTGCTAAGTGAATTAACTGGGGAGACGCGCTATTGGGATTATGCCAGCAGATTTTGTGATTTTCACCTCGAGAGCATTCCGTTTGTGGAATATCAGGTAAAAACGCTGCATTTGTTTTCCTCAGCCAACCACCAACTCATAGAGACACCGCTGTTGGATTTCACCCTGGCGCCAAGCCTGCCATTTATCTATCGGCTCAGGAAAGAGGAAAAATTTTCTAATCGACCTTCTTATGAGCAATTCATCGAAAAAATGATGCGTTATGCTCGCTACGAACAGGTGCGCCTGCCAGGTAGTGGTATTTTTACCCGGACAACGCCCGAGAGATACACCACCTGGGTGGACGATATGTTCATGGGGCTGCCTTTTTTGATCCAGGCAGCATTGTATGCGACGGATGAACAACAACGTCGTGCCTTTATAAACGATGCCGCCGATCAGGTCGTCGGCTTTGCTCAGCAGGTGTGGGATCGCAAAACGCATTTATATCATCATGCGCGATTTTCCCATCGAGAAGCGTGGTTGCCTTATTGGTCGCGCGCCAATGGCTGGGGCATCTGGGCGGTGACGGAAGTGCTTCAGGTTTTGCCGAAAAAGCATTCTCGGTACCAGGCGATTGTAACGCTTTATCGTCAACATGTTGAAACTCTGATCAAGCTTCAAGATCCCAATGGATTCTGGCATAACGTGCTGGATCGCCCCGATTCGCGCGAGGAGGTTTCGGGAACGGCCATTTTCACGATGGCCATCGCGCGGGGGCTACGCCATGGCTGGCTGCGGGGCGAAAAATTTCATCAGGCGGTACGACGCGGCTGGCAGGCGCTGCAATCCCGCATCGCACCGGATGGCACTGTCACGGACATTTGCATGGGAACAATGTGTTCCGAGGATGTGAATTACTATTTGAATCGGCCGTTTTACACCGATGACACCCATGGCCTTTTTGCCGTGCTGTTCGCTGGAATTGAATTGCATCAATTATGGGCCGGTTCAAAAACTCGATGA